The sequence below is a genomic window from Thermodesulforhabdus norvegica.
ACAAGGCGCCTGAGGAGCGGGCGAGGGGGATAACGATAGCGACGGCGCATGTGGAGTATGAGACGGAGAAGCGGCATTATGCTCATGTGGATTGTCCTGGTCATGCGGATTATATCAAGAACATGATAACGGGTGCGGCACAGATGGATGGAGCGATATTGGTGGTGGCTGCGGATGATGGACCGATGCCTCAGACGCGGGAGCACATATTGTTGGCGAGGCAGGTTGGGGTGCCTTATATAGTGGTGTTTTTGAACAAGGTGGATATGGTGGATGATCCTGAGTTGATAGAGTTGGTGGAGTTGGAGGTTCGGGAGTTGTTGAGCACCTATGGTTTTCCTGGTGATGAGGTTCCAGTGGTGAAGGGTTCTGCGTTGAAGGCGTTGGAGGCGGATGATCCTGATAGTGAGGATGCGCGTTGTATATTTGAGTTGATGGATGCGATAGACAATTACATACCGGAGCCTGTGCGTGATGTGGACAAGCCTTTTTTGATGCCGATAGAGGATGTGTTTTCGATAAGCGGTCGAGGGACGGTGGTTACTGGTAGAGTGGAGCGAGGTGTGATCAGGGTTGGAGATGAGGTGGAGATAGTAGGTTTTGGACCGACGATAAAGACGGTTTGTACTGGTGTGGAGATGTTTCGTAAGGTTTTGGATGAGGGG
It includes:
- the tuf gene encoding elongation factor Tu, with product MGKKKFERKKPHVNVGTIGHIDHGKTTLTAAITKQLAKKGFAEYVPFDQIDKAPEERARGITIATAHVEYETEKRHYAHVDCPGHADYIKNMITGAAQMDGAILVVAADDGPMPQTREHILLARQVGVPYIVVFLNKVDMVDDPELIELVELEVRELLSTYGFPGDEVPVVKGSALKALEADDPDSEDARCIFELMDAIDNYIPEPVRDVDKPFLMPIEDVFSISGRGTVVTGRVERGVIRVGDEVEIVGFGPTIKTVCTGVEMFRKVLDEGRAGDNIGILLRGVKRDEVERGQVVAKPGSITPHTKFRAEV